In Zea mays cultivar B73 chromosome 7, Zm-B73-REFERENCE-NAM-5.0, whole genome shotgun sequence, the following proteins share a genomic window:
- the LOC100275484 gene encoding uncharacterized protein LOC100275484 encodes MGRGRNRKPRNFATFRLCPRPGAADASERVFVRVDDNPYSVPGFADDDGLSSSTAVRGDGGEPDPSSSTSTDEGGSPLPEHVRREIMELGLPDDGYDYLAHLRELRPSLSSTGGGGSSAVFLPSRRLARSGLPVDVKAYDFTSTPLGSGEVAVVAASRAEEAIDLDVTRLLDGSDSTAVESGDEDLEEDFVILANEPDEKQESEEENVAGSKEKALQLPGDQFVSLAFEEYADSGVGCCVQDAKHELSQEVTDKLKPPHSETFDADKRCRAPTPQYVAHRILESNEQIDASSNAISEHVQYAETYEVSEEEQAILAPESSKGSAVMYSTATVSGSYLDVKLKFPKHSPGETSMKKSIIRKGIEKLPAGYSPQRNTPTGETKQGPYKGTRQEGTES; translated from the exons ATGGGCCGAGGCCGCAACCGCAAGCCCCGCAACTTCGCCACGTTCCGCCTCTGCCCGCGCCCCGGGGCTGCCGATGCCTCCGAACGCGTCTTCGTACGCGTCGACGACAACCCCTACTCCGTCCCCGGGTTCGCAGACGATGATGGTCTCTCGTCCTCCACCGCCGTCAGGGGAGACGGCGGCGAGCCCGACCCGTCCTCCTCCACCTCGACCGACGAGGGCGGGTCCCCCCTGCCCGAGCACGTCCGCCGAGAGATCATGGAGCTCGGCCTCCCCGACGACGGCTACGACTACCTCGCCCACCTCCGCGAGCtccgcccctccctctcctccacCGGCGGCGGGGGTTCTTCGGCCGTATTCCTCCCCAGCCGCCGCCTCGCACGCTCCGGCCTTCCCGTGGACGTGAAG GCGTACGACTTCACTAGTACCCCGCTTGGTTCCGGGGAGGTTGCGGTGGTCGCGGCTAGTCGGGCTGAGGAGGCTATTGACCTGGATGTCACCAGGCTGCTTGACGGGAGCGATTCGACGGCCGTTGAGTCGGGGGATGAGGATTTGGAGGAGGACTTTGTTATCCTTGCGAATGAGCCAGATGAGAAGCAGGAGAGCGAGGAAGAGAATGTTGCTGGAAGCAAGGAGAAAGCTCTGCAGCTGCCTGGCGATCAGTTTGTTTCG CTTGCTTTCGAAGAATATGCGGACAGTGGAGTTGGTTGTTGTGTTCAAGATGCAAAGCATGAACTGTCCCAGGAGGTTACAGATAAACTGAAACCGCCTCACAGCGAAACCTTCGATGCTGATAAAAGATGCAGGGCACCCACACCACAATATGTTGCTCACCGGATACTAGAGTCAAACGAGCAAATTGATGCGTCTTCTAATGCCATCTCCGAACATGTTCAGTACGCTGAAACATATGAAGTCAGCGAAGAAGAACAAGCGATTCTTGCTCCAGAAAGTAGCAAGGGGTCTGCGGTTATGTACTCTACTGCCACGGTTTCTGGATCATATCTCGATGTTAAATTGAAGTTTCCAAAACATTCCCCTGGAGAAACAAGTATGAAAAAATCCATCATCAGAAAAGGAATAGAGAAGCTTCCTGCAGGGTATTCACCTCAGAGGAACACTCCGACTGGTGAAACTAAACAGGGACCCTACAAAGGAACGAGACAGGAAGGGACAGAAAGCTAG